A stretch of Microbacterium sp. LWH3-1.2 DNA encodes these proteins:
- a CDS encoding DUF6421 family protein, producing the protein MSSSTLHTAKAIVGEPEVVEDARLAETSDAWLRLKAAATAIQSLQAQDGSIPDAAAHDEARALVAEITAGIRALAPAFPHDADYLSASVSDFERWTDQGFGIPDFLDSLGAFQPQQQRADGIRHLVVFPMYTQNGTRDRHVEAVLVEVIWPEFIAQLEAGDYGNNLFVSLRFVDFTPGYDTNSAVLFPETVTMREIPTFTWGAIFQDREAARYRRVVRAAAEITKLDLPDDAARMLDDQELTEKTFVMWDIIHDRTHMRGDLPFDPFMIKQRMPYFLYSLEELRCDLTAFRECVAIQKRLAAQESLTPAEAEMLEHAKLVQYAVIFDRIFRFSITGSRVRNYDGLGGQLLFAWLHQRDVLHWTDTALAFDWDDVPAAVIALGEAIDELYWRSIDRPKTAHWLAAYDLVRSTLTPNPASQWARGLPDETLAGAPKGYTDAVLDDEFPLSMFFEALDKKMKPVIESTAGITGRDS; encoded by the coding sequence ATGTCCAGCAGCACCCTTCACACCGCGAAGGCCATCGTCGGCGAACCCGAGGTCGTCGAGGATGCGCGCTTGGCCGAGACCAGTGACGCCTGGTTGCGCCTCAAGGCCGCCGCGACCGCGATCCAGAGCCTCCAGGCGCAGGACGGATCGATTCCGGATGCTGCCGCCCACGACGAGGCCCGCGCTCTGGTCGCCGAGATCACGGCCGGCATCCGCGCGCTGGCGCCCGCGTTCCCCCACGACGCCGACTACCTCTCCGCGTCCGTGAGCGACTTCGAGCGCTGGACCGACCAGGGATTCGGCATCCCGGACTTCCTCGACTCGCTCGGGGCCTTCCAGCCGCAGCAGCAGCGGGCCGACGGCATCCGTCATCTCGTCGTGTTCCCGATGTACACGCAGAACGGCACGCGCGACCGCCACGTCGAGGCGGTGCTCGTCGAGGTGATCTGGCCCGAGTTCATCGCGCAGCTCGAGGCCGGCGACTACGGCAACAACCTGTTCGTGTCGCTGCGGTTCGTCGACTTCACACCGGGCTACGACACGAACAGCGCGGTGCTGTTCCCCGAGACCGTCACGATGCGCGAGATCCCGACCTTCACGTGGGGCGCGATCTTCCAGGACCGCGAAGCCGCGCGCTACCGCCGCGTCGTGCGCGCCGCCGCCGAGATCACCAAGCTCGATCTGCCCGACGACGCCGCGCGCATGCTCGACGACCAGGAGCTGACCGAGAAGACGTTCGTGATGTGGGACATCATCCACGACCGCACCCACATGCGGGGCGACCTGCCGTTCGACCCCTTCATGATCAAGCAGCGGATGCCGTACTTCCTGTACTCGCTCGAAGAGCTGCGGTGCGATCTCACGGCCTTCCGAGAGTGCGTCGCGATCCAGAAGCGTCTCGCCGCGCAGGAGTCTCTGACGCCCGCCGAGGCCGAGATGCTCGAGCACGCGAAGCTCGTGCAATATGCGGTGATCTTCGACCGCATCTTCCGGTTCTCGATCACGGGCTCGCGGGTGCGCAACTACGACGGGCTCGGCGGCCAGCTGCTCTTCGCCTGGCTGCACCAGCGCGACGTGCTGCACTGGACCGACACCGCGCTCGCCTTCGACTGGGACGACGTGCCGGCTGCGGTCATCGCCCTCGGCGAGGCGATCGACGAACTCTACTGGCGCTCGATCGACCGGCCGAAGACCGCGCACTGGCTCGCGGCCTACGACCTGGTGCGTTCGACCCTGACGCCGAACCCCGCCTCGCAGTGGGCGCGGGGCCTTCCCGACGAGACTCTCGCCGGCGCTCCGAAGGGCTACACCGACGCGGTCCTGGACGACGAGTTCCCGCTGTCGATGTTCTTCGAAGCGCTCGACAAGAAGATGAAGCCCGTCATCGAATCGACCGCCGGGATCACCGGCCGCGATTCCTGA
- a CDS encoding Lrp/AsnC family transcriptional regulator, translated as MPALDDAIDAAIVREVSQDARATLADLSAAVGLSVSAVQARLRRLESRGVITGYRALVDAEAVGKPLAAFVEITPLDPAQPDNAPELLEHLSEIEACHSIAGDASYILLVRVSTPRHLESLIRDIRAAASVNTRTTVVLQTFYENRPILPA; from the coding sequence ATGCCCGCCCTGGATGACGCGATCGATGCCGCCATCGTGCGCGAGGTGTCGCAGGACGCCCGCGCCACCCTTGCCGACCTGTCCGCGGCCGTCGGCCTGTCGGTGTCGGCCGTTCAGGCGCGACTGCGCCGCCTCGAGAGCCGCGGCGTCATCACCGGCTACCGCGCCCTCGTCGACGCCGAGGCGGTCGGCAAGCCGCTCGCGGCCTTCGTCGAGATCACTCCCCTCGACCCCGCCCAGCCCGACAACGCGCCGGAGCTCCTCGAGCATCTCTCCGAGATCGAGGCGTGCCACTCCATCGCCGGTGACGCCAGCTACATCCTGCTCGTGCGGGTCTCGACGCCGCGTCATCTCGAATCGCTGATTCGCGACATCCGTGCTGCCGCGTCGGTCAACACCCGCACGACGGTCGTGCTGCAGACGTTCTACGAGAATCGCCCGATCCTTCCGGCCTGA